One Georgenia wutianyii DNA segment encodes these proteins:
- a CDS encoding phosphatidylinositol mannoside acyltransferase — MNLDPGRLLIVAARVVPRLPAWMSGAIFRTVADVATTLGIGGTHQLRRNLARAVPEASERELRRLTRKGMRSYMRYYEEALRLPAASDVQLAARVRIEGSETVRTELAAGRPVVVAVAHLGNWDLAGAWATKFLAPVVTVAEHLQPEELFQGFLAFRRSLGMTIIPLEKDGSTFRALLRACRSGAPIVPLLADRDLSRTSVDVELLGERARVAPGPAALALATGNALVTATIRYERLRGPRRQAAGSRWGVVVDFGERIDPPVGAAREEAIAAMTQRWVSEIGDFVRRYPEDWHMLQPVFVADLDPARLKPAGSVA, encoded by the coding sequence ATGAACCTGGACCCCGGACGACTGCTCATCGTGGCCGCCCGGGTGGTCCCGCGGCTGCCCGCGTGGATGTCCGGCGCGATCTTCCGGACGGTGGCGGACGTCGCGACCACCCTCGGCATCGGCGGCACCCACCAGCTGCGCCGCAACCTCGCCCGGGCGGTGCCCGAGGCGAGCGAGCGCGAGCTGCGCCGGCTCACCCGCAAGGGCATGCGCTCCTACATGCGCTACTACGAGGAGGCGCTGCGCCTGCCCGCGGCGAGCGACGTCCAGCTCGCCGCGCGCGTGCGCATCGAAGGCAGCGAGACGGTCCGGACCGAGCTCGCAGCCGGACGCCCCGTGGTCGTGGCCGTGGCCCACCTGGGCAACTGGGACCTCGCGGGCGCCTGGGCGACGAAGTTCCTCGCGCCCGTCGTCACCGTCGCCGAGCACCTCCAGCCCGAGGAGCTGTTCCAGGGCTTCCTCGCCTTCCGGCGCAGCCTGGGCATGACGATCATCCCGCTGGAGAAGGACGGCTCCACGTTCCGGGCGCTGCTGCGGGCCTGCCGGTCGGGCGCCCCGATCGTCCCGCTGCTCGCCGACCGCGACCTGTCCCGCACGAGCGTGGACGTCGAGCTCCTCGGCGAGCGGGCCCGAGTGGCGCCGGGACCCGCCGCGCTGGCCCTCGCGACCGGGAACGCGCTCGTCACCGCGACCATCCGTTACGAGCGGCTGCGCGGCCCGCGCCGGCAGGCCGCCGGAAGCCGGTGGGGGGTCGTCGTCGACTTCGGCGAGCGGATCGACCCGCCGGTAGGCGCCGCCCGCGAGGAGGCGATCGCAGCGATGACCCAGCGGTGGGTCTCGGAGATCGGTGACTTCGTGCGCCGCTACCCGGAGGACTGGCACATGCTCCAGCCCGTGTTCGTCGCCGACCTCGACCCGGCGCGGCTCAAGCCGGCGGGGAGCGTGGCCTGA
- the pgsA gene encoding phosphatidylinositol phosphate synthase — translation MSTKGRVFTNAVFGPVARTLVRAGVSPDAVTVTGTVLTVGVALWLLPTGHFVAGPLAITLVVLFDSVDGLMARTLGRSTRWGAFLDSTLDRVSDAAIFSGILLWAIDRDETAVLATALACLVLGSVVPYARARAEGLGLTASGGIAERADRLFVALAAVFAVGLGAPVIVLVVALALLALASLYTVGQRTGTVYRQTRADAQEAR, via the coding sequence CTGAGCACCAAGGGCCGAGTCTTCACCAACGCCGTCTTCGGCCCCGTCGCCCGCACGCTCGTGCGCGCCGGGGTCAGCCCGGACGCCGTCACCGTCACCGGCACCGTCCTCACGGTCGGCGTCGCGCTGTGGCTGCTGCCCACGGGGCACTTCGTCGCCGGGCCGCTGGCCATCACGCTCGTCGTCCTCTTCGACAGCGTCGACGGGCTCATGGCCCGCACCCTCGGCCGGTCCACCCGCTGGGGCGCCTTCCTCGACTCGACGCTCGACCGCGTGTCGGACGCCGCGATCTTCTCCGGGATCCTCCTGTGGGCCATCGACCGGGACGAGACGGCGGTGCTCGCCACCGCCCTCGCCTGCCTCGTGCTCGGCAGCGTCGTGCCCTACGCGAGGGCGCGTGCCGAGGGCCTGGGGCTCACCGCCTCGGGCGGCATCGCCGAGCGTGCCGACCGGCTGTTCGTCGCCCTCGCCGCCGTGTTCGCCGTCGGGCTCGGTGCGCCGGTGATCGTCCTCGTCGTCGCGCTCGCCCTGCTCGCCCTCGCCAGCCTCTACACCGTGGGCCAGCGCACGGGGACCGTGTACCGCCAGACCCGCGCGGACGCGCAGGAGGCCCGATGA
- a CDS encoding HIT family protein: MTPEPAGDLAGVPDAFQRLWTPHRMAYVDGHDKPKDEGSGECPFCRAPGREDAAALIVHRGEHAYVVLNLYPYNPGHLLVCPYRHVADLTELTTVERDEVGALSATAMTVLRRVSSPHGFNLGMNQGAVAGAGIAAHLHQHVVPRWAGDANFFPIVAGTKALPQVLGDTRELLATAWKESSC; this comes from the coding sequence GTGACGCCCGAGCCGGCCGGGGACCTGGCCGGCGTGCCCGACGCGTTCCAGCGGCTGTGGACCCCGCACCGCATGGCGTACGTCGACGGGCACGACAAGCCCAAGGACGAGGGGAGCGGCGAGTGCCCGTTCTGCCGGGCACCCGGCCGGGAGGACGCCGCGGCCCTCATCGTCCACCGCGGTGAGCACGCCTACGTCGTGCTCAACCTCTACCCCTACAACCCGGGCCACCTGCTCGTGTGCCCCTACCGGCACGTCGCGGACCTCACCGAGCTCACCACCGTCGAGCGGGACGAGGTCGGGGCGCTCAGCGCCACCGCCATGACCGTGCTCCGGCGGGTGAGCAGCCCGCACGGGTTCAACCTCGGGATGAACCAGGGCGCCGTCGCCGGCGCCGGGATCGCGGCCCACCTCCACCAGCACGTCGTGCCGCGGTGGGCGGGGGACGCGAACTTCTTCCCGATCGTCGCCGGCACGAAGGCACTCCCGCAGGTCCTCGGGGACACGCGCGAGCTGCTCGCCACCGCATGGAAGGAGTCCTCGTGCTGA